A single region of the Vicia villosa cultivar HV-30 ecotype Madison, WI linkage group LG4, Vvil1.0, whole genome shotgun sequence genome encodes:
- the LOC131597337 gene encoding uncharacterized protein LOC131597337, with translation MSRPPILIKDLVKGNQVWKMHIRVVDLWVVSEKNGQKHLEAVIVDAKGDKIHVTTWGRDFQDWIEVVKEHETYYLYNGDPVDNDGPFKICVNPLKLIFNGGTTVSKVAIPEIPTHNYTFHPIASFLKGEFKRDMLYDVIGVLQDVLKTQTGGGGRKSCVNITLRDVEGNVIELVLWEDYAKQFVTYTTPNNFAGPTIIVLTHSWCKTNAVSGLPCLSNAWNGSKLYINLEHPQVDEFKASFGSNLPVASQSLTCDSSVQSNNNFWTKLSEVKSICAVSKFGRDCFATTIGTTTFFNASRFGWYFESNGNTEAERVTKFKLEVEVEYDNHKGIFVFWDKDVIPYTKQTATELREIMKKAGEDNPKIWPTHLDALLNRQMVFRIKYQSQFRRFSIVKILTEDGLYNKFDTYLVANEVTTADDLEMDTTSPSLNPNQVTQTCEQSSVAQPDSAANHKGSPSASCSSTPAKRIATSTSINDLIQAEELTPKQSATKSKNG, from the exons ATGTCAAGACCTCCCATTTTGATTAAAGATTTGGTCAAGGGAAATCAGGTCTGGAAAATGCACATTAGGGTGGTGGATTTGTGGGTTGTTAGTGAGAAAAATGGTCAAAAACACCTTGAAGCAGTTATAGTGGATGCAAAG GGTGACAAGATTCATGTCACCACTTGGGGGAGAGACTTCCAAGATTGGATTGAGGTAGTCAAGGAGCATGAGACGTATTACCTTTATAATGGAGATCCAGTTGATAATGATGGCCCTTTCAAAATCTGTGTTAACCCACTAAAACTCATATTCAATGGAGGGACTACCGTGTCAAAAGTGGCGATACCGGAAATACCAACTCACAACTACACTTTTCACCCTATTGCGAGTTTTCTCAAAGGAGAATTCAAGCGTGACATGTTGTATG ATGTCATTGGTGTATTACAAGATGTTTTGAAAACCCAGACGGGAGGTGGCGGTAGGAAATCATGCGTTAATATCACTTTGCGTGATGTAGAAGGCAATGTGATCGAGCTGGTCTTATGGGAGGATTACGCCAAACAGTTCGTCACCTACACTACCCCTAACAACTTTGCCGGTCCTACTATAATTGTTTTGACACATTCATGGTGCAAGACTAATGCAG TTTCCGGTTTACCTTGTCTTTCGAACGCATGGAACGGTTCTAAACTTTACATCAACTTGGAACATCCACAAGTTGATGAATTCAAAGCTAG TTTTGGATCCAACCTACCTGTTGCTTCACAATCATTGACTTGCGATTCATCGGTTCAATCTAATAACAATTTTTGGACCAAATTGTCTGAGGTCAAGAGTATATGTGCAGTATCTAAATTTGGAAGG GACTGTTTTGCAACCACTATTGGAACTACCACTTTTTTTAATGCCTCCAGGTTTGGATGGTATTTTGAATCCAATGGAAATACGGAAGCTGAACGCGTTACTAA ATTCAAACTTGAAGTTGAGGTGGAATATGATAACCATAAGGGGATATTTGTTTTTTGGGATAAGGATGTTATTCCTTATACTAAACAAACTGCTACCGAATTAAGAGAAATCATGAAGAAG GCTGGAGAGGACAATCCTAAGATTTGGCCTACTCACCTTGATGCGCTGTTGAATAGACAAATGGTGTTTCGTATCAAGTATCAATCACAATTCCGACGATTCTCTATCGTGAAGATACTTACTGAAGACGGCCTTTACAATAAGTTTGACACGTACCTTGTAGCAAATGAG GTAACAACTGCTGATGATTTGGAAATGGACACAACTTCTCCATCTCTTAATCCAAACCAA GTCACACAAACTTGCGAACAATCAAGCGTTGCTCAACCAGATTCTGCTGCTAACCATAAGGGGAGTCCTTCTGCAAGCTGCAGCAGTACTCCTGCCAAGAGGATCGCTACGTCAACCTCAATCAACGATCTCATTCAGGCTGAAGAGCTCACTCCTAAACAATCGGCCACTAAGTCCAAGAATGGATAA